The sequence TATGCTGTTGGCGTGATGTACAATTCTGCTATTTAGTGCATCAACACTTAAAATTATATTAATGTATCAATtaataacattttgtttttcaACTAATAAGTTACTAGATGAACATGTAACATTAATTAGTGTGTATTGTATTGGTGGAGAATAGTTCTGCCAGTTTGTGCACTTGCATAATATTTGACATGTGTAAGAGCAACTAAACACTGATGCAGATTGCCTACCTAGAGAATTCCAGTTGAACGCTTGTTGAGCCCGAGTTGAGCCAAAGTACCATCACTAGAATTAACCATTTCAGTTTTTTCAGTACAACCCaagtatttaaaaaagaaaatgagtaAACACTTTCAAAATGGAGCTTTGGTACACTGAAATGCATACTATGTATATAACATTTGACTATATTTAAATGTACTGTAAGGAAACTAAAACCCAAGACTGATGCTGCCAAACAAGTGTATATAAATCTATGCTGAAATGCTTCAGATTTTAGGTAATAAATCTTTGCACTTATATTTTCATAGTCTTTGGACAAATGTTTATAAGATTAATTGATGCAATAAAATACACTTTTTTGTTGACAGAATATTTTGTTTGCTGATCAAAATGATGGTGCGAGGATCAAAATAGTAGATTTTGGATTTGCAAGAGTTAAGCCTTCTGACAGCCAGCCATTGAAGACGCCGTGCTTCACTTTGCTATATGCAGCTCCTGAGATTTTCAAGCAAAATGGTTATGACGAGTCTTGTGACCTTTGGAGTCTTGGAGTAATATTAGTAAGTATATGGAATGCTTGTAAAttgttgaataaaatatttttgaaagacAAAATGATATTGCAGTGATTGTCCTTCCAAGTGTGGAATTTGGATTTTATCCAACTGGGCAGAACTGAAATCCGAGTCTTGAAGTACTTGTGGGGATTCTATATCCGTCATCTTCAATACAATTTCACATCAGAAATTAATACTGAATTGTAGTTATGCCTGGAGAGACTGAGGAATAGCCAATTTACAAAATGTATTTATTACGAACCGACTGCTGCAGCCAGTGTGAGCATTGAAGTGAAAGTTTTGAAGTAGGCTGATCCAGGGAAGGATGTAGTTTACACCATCCTGACATACAACTATTGTCCTGATCCATTCCTTAGTTTTGAAGTAGGCTGATCCAGGGAAGGATGTAGTTTACACCATCCTGACATACAACTATTGTCCTGATCCATtccttttttatataaatttagaatacccaattattattttccaattaagggcctaaccacctatcctgcacatctttgggttgtgtgttgagacgcatgcagacactgggagaatgtgcaaactccacacagacagtgacccgggtccttggcactgtgaggcagcagtgctagacaccatgctgccctgattcattcatttttattttcttgcAGAGGTCATTGTTCATTAACCTACTGTTTTAGCCGTTTTAAAAATGTAATCCCTTGAATTGTGGGAATCAATGACAAAGTCAACACTTACTGCCCATCTCTCATTGTCCTGAGAAGGTCGTGGGTGTTTTTCTTGAACTGATGCAGTCAATAGTTTGTTGTGGGTTAACGCAATTGAGTGCTTGCCTGGCCATTACAGgatgcagttaagagtcacccatgTTTTTGTGGAATGACCGTTACATACAGGCAGGAGTGGAAAAGCACAGGATATTTTCTTCCCCacagagcattagtgaaccaatgaATTTTTAGCACAAtccaacagtttcatggtcactttttgtGATGCTAGATTTTTTTGAACTGAATTAGAGTCataaatgtttacagcatggaaacaggccctttggcccagctggtccatgccgcccagtttctatcactgtgcaagtcccacttgcctgcatttggcccatatccctctatacccaccctgcccaagtAACTgtttaactgctttttaaaggacaaagttgtacccgcctctaccactgcctgtggcagcccgttccagatgctcatcaccctctgtgcgAAGAAATTTCCTCTCTGGTCTCTCTTGTATCtccctcctctcaccttaaaccaatgccctctAGTTCCAGACTCCTCTACCTAAGGTAGATGTTGACTATCTTCCTCatcaatgctcctcattattttatagacctcaataacatcacccctaagcctcctacactccagggaaaaaagtcccagcctttccttataactcagaccatcaagtcctggtaacattctcttaaatctcttctgcactctttctagtttaacaatatccttcctgtaatagggtgaccagaactgaacaccgtattccatgtgtggtcttaccaaagtcttgtacaacttcaacaagacgtcccagctcctctattcaatattctgaccaataaaatctagcatgctgaatgcctccttcaccaccctgtccacctgcgactccaccttcaaggagctatgaacctgtctTCCTAGAATTAAAATTTTCAAATTGCCATGGAGGAAGTTGAAATCCTATTTTCCCTTGATTATTATTCCATGTCTCTAGATTCCAGTAACAGTACTAAATTTACCCAATGTTTAGACACGAGACCAAAATGGTCTGTTACAAGTTGCTCGAAAACCACTTTCAGTGTTCGTAATTGACTATTGATAAAttcatgtggaaatggaggaaaAACTACCTTGGTTCTTTTCTTCCCCTGTCCTAATCATTTCCCATTTTCATCACTAGAAATGTATTCTCTTACAACAGGGAGTGCATCACTGTAAGAGATGATGAAACTTGAATGATTTACAATACTGGCTATATGTCGTCCCTTGGCCCTCGAGACTAATTGGTCACTGCAAGGTTTTCaaatagagaaagaaaaagaggtaGATTTAATGTTCTGCTAAATTGTTACAAGATATGGTTGTCTCATCCAAGAATTGCCAAAACTTGTTTCTGATACTGGCTAGCAAATTTCAAAAAGCTTTGGGATATGAAACAACCATCTGATAAGAAATTATGGATATCTGTAAAATTGATTATTTCTACTCCTCACCCAAATGTTTTACTGCTTAAAAAGTAGCCTTTTATAATGCACTGTGTTTTGCTGTATTCTAGTATACAATGTTGTCAGGACTGATCCCTTTCCAAAGTATGCAGCAAACAGTAATATCAAGAACTGATgaaataacaaaaacaataaaGGAGGGGAACTTTATACTTGCCGGGGAAACGTGGAACAATGTTTCACAAGAAGCTAAGGAACTTGTGCAAGGTAATGTACCTTTCAATCTTTACCATTTGGATCAAATTGTTCTGAGTGCTGTAATAAAACGTATGTAAGCTAATAATTATATAATTAATTATTATTTATTGCACTTGCTCTCCAGGGCATTGAACTGGTTAGGGAACATAACAATAAAATTGTGACAACAACATCTGCTCCTAAAGCCATACAAAAAAAGATTATTTATCTATAAATCTATAATTTATCGAACAGTTCTTTTTTCAAATGTATTTATTAGCTTTGAAGTAATGACATTATATATAACTCTATAGGTTTACTTACTGTGGATCCAAACTCTCGTCTGAAGTTATCCAGCTTAAGTTTCAACAACTGGTTTCAAAAAAGCCACTGTTTGTCCTCTACTCCATTGATGTCTCCAAATATTCTTGAACCATCCGCCAATAGCTACTTCAAGTCTTCTTGTATGGTAAGATCTTAAGTCTTAAATCGGAAACTCTGGCCAATTTAAACTGGAGTGATCGGTAATGCATAGGCATTGGATTGTTAATTTACTTCAAAGCaaagtttttaaaagtttaaaaacaattttgaatattttcaagtaaACACAAATATTGCCGTAACAAAGCTACCACCAAGGGTTAACTTGAAACTTTATTTCCCCCTCCCTGCAAAATGGGTAGTTCTAGCTTTTCTATACTTTTCAAAATGTGACAAGGTTCCTTCCAGTTGCTCAGCCCATCCAATAACTGCTAACTAGGACAGCAGTAGGGATTCTACATATGGGGTTGTCACCCTGGGTTAGGGTCGGGAAGATAAACGTGCTAGAAATCTGTGTGCAAACATTTCTTAAGGAGTGCATTGGTTTTGACTGTTGAGTAATTCGATTTGTTCATGAATAATTGCCATTTGGATTAGGTACTTTAGTGTGCCCACCAGCTTTCAAACTGTACTCCAGCAGAAAGTTGAAGACCTTCAGGAGGGTAGAAAATTGGCAAGCAGAAATAGATACTCATGGCATTTTACATGTTTTCAGTGTTTGTCAGGCCACACCACATCCATTTTAAAAATGGGAGCAGCTTTAAAAAAATTGACAATTAGAAAAGAATCTGTGATGTGGCCTTGCCAGTCCTTGAAAATGTTATCAAAGTTAGACAAGATAATAGTTTCTGCATTGTGAACAGTTCGTACTATTAATGAAATAAGTTAACTTAATGCCATCATCCAACATTCGCAAATCCAGTTAGGAGATCTTTACAAAATTACTTTATACTATGTTGCACTTCTTGTATCGAGagcatattcttttttttttaatattgctTTCTTATTTAGGCCTTTAATAAGTACAAGAGAGAAGGATTTTTCCTCCAAAGTGTTGAAAATGCTCCTTTGGCAAAGAGGCGAAAGATGAAGAAAAGTAGCACAAGTACAGAGACTCGGAGCAGTTCAAGTGAAAGCTCGATTTCTTCCTCATCCCAGTCTCATGGCAGAACATCCCCTGTATGCATCGTCCAAGTTCCTTTACCAGCAAAACAATCTGTTTGTGTCTTCCAGTTTTCTGAAACTTTAGATAGTAGCTTCAATGATACTTCTGTCTAGCTAGTGCAATAACAAACTTGAAGTATTTATTCCTTTTCACGATTGATTAGCAGCTGTGCCTTCAAACATCTATACCCCAAAATgtggattccctccctaaacccctctgaCCCCCAccatctctttctctcgctctctactTGTATCTCTCAGTCCTCACTCCCTCTCCTATCCACTTAACTTATTTTTCCCTCCATTAAGGGCCTCCCTTAAAACCACATCTTTCTAGAAGCTCCCTTCCTTAGTCTTTCCTCCTTTGGCCTGTCCCTGTTTTCCTTAGCATCTCTTTGAAGCACTTGGGAGATTTTTCTCATCAAAAATACGATAAATGTAAGCTGTTAACTACATCTAGTTATTTTTAACAAGGCTTAAGaagtaaatttattttgaaagcaTGATTAATTCTTGTAAATTGCTCAaacaataaagcttgttttttgatacAAAAAGGAGCATCTTTAGTATGCAAATTTGAATAACTACAAGTGGCTTACAATTTAAAGAGGGCTGAATGGTGACGGTGTCTCTGATGTGTTTCTATTCTGAAGCTGAATTCTCTCATGCTTGCTTGAGCTGTGATTCTTGTTTTGCCTGGGTGCAACGACTATCTTGCTGTTCAACATTGGGAAGAAGTTTTGATGTCTGAAAGAGTTGACTAAAGACATAGAAGTGGAGTTTTTTTTCCTATAAGCAACTTTGTTGGCATAATCATATCCCAGCTTAAATATCTCCCATTGGGTGCCttgtggcagagagagagaataaacaaTTAGTTAGAGAAAGATGGGGTGAGCAGGTGGACACCAAGTTGTTAAAATTGTGGAGGGATAGGGTAGGATACTTCTGAACTATGAGTGAGTGTGCCTGATATTtttagcattttaaaaaattatcaaaAGTTATTTTAGAGTCTAGAATTGTTTAAAATATTACAGCCTAAACCACCTGATACCCACCAAATTATGACTTTGTAGGATCATGATGGTGCCATGGATGGGGTTTTCAGAATGGAACCATGAAAAAGGCAGCTTCTGAAGACACAGTGATGATGCATTTTGCAAACAGATTCCCAGGCAGTGAGGCATTTACCTAATGGCAGTTTAATTTCTGATGTTTTTGGTTTGTGTCATACTTCACTATGATGTTGCTGTAAAGCAGATGGGTCTTGTTGGGCAAGAAGCAGGTGAATTAAGCCAAACCCAGAAGCATTGAGAGCTGAGGAGCTAGTTGAGCCATATAAGAAAGCAGAGCACATGGACTGGGGCATGCAGTCAGGATTGAAAAAAATAGACTTCTGTGTGTTAAGCTTATTTTTGAATTGGAGAAAACGGGGCATGAACTGACATTGATAGACTGAGATGGAACAGTGCCTAAATTGTGTTGGATGAGAATAATATGGTTTCAGAATAGTCTTTGGGATGACATTTACACTCCTAATTGCATTAAAATGTCGCTTTCGTGGTGTCCTTTGCTAGGAATTTGGGAATCACAAAGGGCATAAACTTAACAAAAACACAAAGCCAAAGAAAGATAGGCAACCCACAGAAAATCAAGGGGGACCAAAACTGAAGGCAGCTGAAAATGGATAGACCTCTTGGAGCAAAACTTACTGAACAGGTTTTCAACAAGAGATGGTTTTATGAAGAAGGTGAAAGATAATTTTTTGTATGTTTTAGTTTTTAAGTTTCCAGACATAAATTATATTTTTTAGGGTTATTCAATTAGTGGCTCAGGCAATCGTGTGGCTGTTCAAGGAATTCACAAAGAATTATCTCTGTAATTATATTAGTCTATTTTTTGTGTGTTTATGAATGGTAGTTCAGTAAAAATTTGAAGGATCTAATTGCTCAGTTTTTTCCTGTTAACTTAATGTTACTGTGTACTACTTTCAATTCAATCATATTTACTTATAATTCAAAATAGATAAGTTGTTATTTCAGCCTATTACAAAATTAACAGATGGATGATACTTTGAGGTCTAACACTTCTGAaaacatggccaggattctcccctacccggcggggcggggggtcccggcgtgtcagagagcgtgaaccactccggcgtcaggccgccccaaaggtgcggaggtctccgcacctttaggggccaagccctcgcattgaggggctaggcccgcgccggagtggttcctactccgctggctggcgtgaactgcctttggcgccacgccagccggggccgatagGATTttgccggccggcataagtccacgcatgcgccggagcgtcagcggctgctgacgtcataccggcgcatgcgctggggaggtcTCTTCAGCCTCTGCCAcgatgaagaccatggcgaaggcggaagaaaaagaatgcccccaaggcactgccccccccccccccccccaccgccgatcggtgggtcccgatcgcgggccagtccaccgtgggggcaagatcgccccacgccccccccctggagcccgcccaatcccgccggtcaagtaggtggtttaatccacgctggcgggagaggcctgtcagcggcaggactttggcccatcgcgggccagagaatcgccacagggggcccgccgaccggcgcggcacgattcccgcccccgccggatctcgccggccccgggcgattctccggcggtgggtcggggaatcccaccccataaTTTTAGCTGTGATACCTTTGAAAGAGTTAATGTAATGGACATGCACGGATTTAATTATGTAGATAAGGTTTCACTGAGTAAAGTTTTTGGTATAAGCTATTAACATAAAGCAATGATGTATATTTGTTTTTTGTAAATATGCACTGTAATGAATACAGCACTTCAAATATATTTTAAGACTCCACTGTGTAATAAATACTTATTTTCCTAAAATAAATGTCATTTCCTATCCAGGAAAGGGAAATTTGCTTCCATTACTCTGATCATGTACCAGTTATGTGAAAACTGGGTTGGTTTTAATGATAGATTACAGACAAGACTTCAGAACTGTTGAAACTATTTATTTGAAAATAGCTTTTAAACTGTTGTTAGAAGCTCATTTTGAATTATTTGAGAAATATATTCTAGCTGGTCTAGGAAAAGGATACAGTCTTAACTGTTGCTTGCAAACTATTTTGACTATGTCTGTGACTGCTAATGATCGTTAATCACAGCTGCTTTGTGTAACAAAATAAGATACCATCTTCCTAATATGCTTTCTCTAAATATACACTCAGTTGTTATTTTTATAACGTTTGATTCATTTTTGTGCAGTTAAATtgaattttaaattaatttacttgTGTTTCTGTTAAGGTGACCGGGTACAGGGAACAAAAACATTTCATGCAACAAAAGTTAGTGAAAAACTGCTTATGTGTTTTtcaataaaccagttcaaaaacatTCATCCCTTTTTGTTTTATTAACAGTAGCATTAGAATATTATGACTTAATTTATGCACCAATATTTGCACAGCTAATTTGCTGCAATTATTTCAGAATCAGGTGATTATTCAGCCCGTTGTGTTGGCCCTTCGAAGGAGCCAGTCCCCTACCTTCTCCCCagagccctgcacattctttatTTTCATACAATCTTTCTTGAATGGCTCACTTGAACCagcctccccaacacacacacacagtgcgttCCATAACCACTTGCTGTGCAAAAACATTTTTCATGTTGCCGCTGATTTtgacaattaccttaaatctgtgccctctttctCTCTATACTTCCAGCAATGGGTAGTTTTTCTCTTTCTATtctgcccagacccctcatgattttgatacatctatcaaatctcctctccaccttctcttctccaagcaaAACAATCCCAATTTATCCAATGTATTTTAGTAACCCAAAGTTATTTATCCCTGGAATAATTcttatgaatcttttctgcactctccaaagccttcacatccttcctaatgtgTAGTGCCCAGACTGAAGGCTCCAGATGAGGCCAAATAAGGGTTCTTtgcaagtttaacataacttccttgcttttatactcactGCCCCTATTCCTAAAGCCTAGGgtgctgtatgctttattaactgccctttccacctgtcctgtcacctccaatgatttatgcacatatacaacAAGAGCCCTCTCCTCTTACACACACTTTAGAATTATACCTTTTACTTTATATTAACATTTTTCCGCATTAAATTTCAACTGCCACTTGTCCACCTGTCCCACCAATCTGTTTGCATACTTTGAAGTTCTACACCATCCTCCTCACGGGTCACGATCCTTCCAAGTTTCGTctccaaattttgaaattgtccgAATACACCAAGGTCTAGGTCAGGCAGAATAAGAGTCCTAATACTGACTCCTAGTCCAAAAACATCCATTCCCcacttctggggcgaaattctccgacccctcaaaaggtcggggaattgcccggggccggcgtaaatcctgcccgtgccgtggccagaattctcgccacccgggaattagcgggagcgggaatcacgccccgccaatcggcgtgcccccgcggcgattctcaggcccgcgatgggccgaagtcctgccgctgtcaggcctctcccgccgacgtggtttaaaccatctctgtgccggcgggattggcggcgcgagcggacccccggagtcctgggagggggggcgggggcggcgcggggtgatcggaccccggggggtgcccccacggtggcctggcccgcgatcggggcccaccgatcggcgggcgggccagtgccgtggtggcactctttttcttccaccgccgccacggcctccaccatggcggaggcggaagagacaccctccactccagccggcggagtgggagccactccggtgcgggcctagcccctaaaggcgcggagaattccacaccatGTTCGAGGACAGAGTCCCAACTAattatgtggcccagatgctgcgTAACTTGGTTGAAAGGGACAGCTTTCCCAAACTACCAGAGATTGACAGGGCACACAAGTCATTCCGACCAAAGCCCAATGCTGGGGAGCAGCCGACGGCAATAATCAATGAGCTGCACAGGTACCCGGATCAGGAGAGGATCCTGCATTGGGCTCGACAGACCAAAGCGAGCAGTTGGGAAGGACACCAAataagggtgtatcaggacattggggcggatcTGGCAAAGCGCAGGGCCAAGTTTAACCACGCGAAGTCAACCCTGTACAAGAACAGTGTAAAATTCGGGATattattcccagccaggctctgagtGACATACTAGAATACAGAATACTATTCCACCACCCCGGCAGAGGCAGACAAGTTTGTGCGTGCGAATGGTCTGGATAAAAGGCAAACAAAGCAACGGTGAGGAAGACGCAGGGAGAAAAAACTGATGGACATGGACAATTTTTGCACAGGGCCGCACTTCCTAGCTATGAGTAGGAGCACTAACTCCTaggaaggaaggggagagggTACCAAAGCGCAGGACAGGGTGAGGAGGAGACCGAGGACAGCAGCGGAACGGGCATAGGAGGGGGTCCACTACACAACCGAGGAAAGCTAGCACGAGgaagcatgggggaggggggctgtggctCCTCTTCCAGAGGGGAGAGAATAcgtagtagggggggggggggggggggggaggaaagggggggggatggACACGGGGTAAGCGGGGTAGAAAGTAGGGGAGCAAATAGAGGAGGGAATCGGGACCACGGAGGGAATATAATGATAAGGAAGGGATCTAGACTGACTTCAGCAGGTCAGGTTCGGGATGATAAAACAAGATGGCACCTTAAGCAGCCattttggagggtccctaaacaaaagGAAACCCCAGAATGCTGGGGTTCACCAACATGGCGTACACACAACTAGcggccactttggagggtcccagtGAACCCgagagggggaggagcagagggtctaccatttaaaatagcccaaaacgAATTCCGCtaactggggatccagatagcccatggcTAGACACAAATCCACAAGTGGATCTTATCAGTCTGGTTAAGGAAGTTAAAAAgggcctacagagatgggatgcgcttccgctttccctggtggggatggtgcagacgatcaagatgaatgtgctgcccaggttcctcttcctgttcagatccataccaatcttcatccccaaggcctttttccaaacaaTAGACAAAATaattatggcatttgtgtgtgtgtgtggggtggggggagaagaatcCAAGAATCCTGTAAATAACAGCGCAAAGGAGAAGAAGCATAGGTGGCCTTCCCGaacttgcaatactaccactgagcAGCCGCAGCcgtgagagtgaggggatgggtaaaggAACCAAACACGGaatggggtgaggatggaggagtccctCTGCACAGGAATGACACTCCATGGGCCCTCGCCATgacggcactcccatccctgtcAGCAAAATACTCAACCAGCCCAGTGTATTAGCAACACTGAGAACCtagaaccagatgaggcagcactttGGTCTGACCAAAGTGCCaccatggcctccatctgtggcaaccacaggcttccaccagccatgctcgacactacctttaagaggtggagacaggatgggggggatggggggggcggggacactGACGGTTGGGAACCtttacacaggggacagactgGTGACCCTAGGAGAGCTgacggagagactggaactacAGATTGGCCTACGCTTGTaagcacagtatttatgtggttattccagttacatttctggtcactggtaaccctaggatgttgatggtgTGATCTTCAGATAAGGTAATACCATCAAATGTCAAGGCAGCTGGTTAgactttctcttgttggagatggttattgactAGCACTTGCATGGCGCATATGTTTCTTGTCATTCGTCATTCCagcctaaatgttgtccaggtattgctgcatttggacacggactgtttTATTATCTGAAGAGGGACTGAGCACCAATCATCAGCGAGCATCCCCACTGTTGACCTTTGGATGCAGGCAAGGTCATTGATgacacagctgaagatggctgtgtCTAGGAAACTGCCCTGAAGAACTTAAGCAGCACGCACAGAGGCTGGGATAATTGGTCTACAAGatccacaaacatcttcctttataccagtcattttcaaacccagggtcatgactcatgggtgggttgggggcgggtgttgggagcgGCTGGCAGGAGGGCTGCGGAGCCTTGCGTCCCGGCATTCCCGATAACGAGATCATGCGTCGTGGGAACCCGATCGCGGAACATAGTGCCCAACAGTGtgaccagctttcagaatgccggccattctgcgcatgcgttcCCCCTCATCAGTGCAGAGGCCTAGAGCCCAGCGGGGCAGAACACCTCCTTCTGACATCAGCGCTCTGACCAGGAgcatattatttttttatttatttatttggcctTGAAAGAAAAAGTTTATTTTAGACAAACTGACTGGTACAGAGCCAAACTAAAGTAACTTCTTTTCATTTGGTCATGAAAGCAGAGAGAAATGCTGCACAGTGCGGTTTGAAATAGTTTTAAATTATCCAAGGTAAGAAATTAGTCTTCGGTTTCCAGGGTAACTTTTGTGAGGGGTGTGTGAATTAGGAGAGGTTGCATTATCACTTCACAACGCTCATTATTAAAAGCAGTACAGCTCACTCACACAACTTTTACCTTAACCGAGCTGACCTTGTAGATAGCAGACTGTGCTACTGCAATATTATGTTCTAGTAATCCCGTCTAATTAATTTCTTCCAACACTTACGAGATCTGTCTCCAGCGACACTCACTGAATAAATTTAATAATTTACCCATGTGCTTATCTTCATCAGGTAGTTTTAATCATTTATATCCATAAAAAAGTGGATATTTTCTAACGGTTCATACATAACAAAATGCTGATACTTGCTTGTCGGGATGTGGGAGTAGAGATTGCAACTCTGATTACACATCCACCAACTAGTCTGCTGTTGAAGCGAACTGATAAGGAACAGTTTAAGCCATCAAAGTAGAAAAGCAAAATTAAGAGGTTATTCCTTTTGATAgtgcaaatatgtgcaggttaggtggattggccatgataaattgcccttagggtccaaattgcccttagtgttaggtggggttactgggttatggggatagggtggaggtagggtgctctttccaagaaccggtgcagactcgatgggccgaatggcctccttctgcactgtaaattctatgatatgatttcaGAGGATGTAAAAATTAAGCTTTTCAGAAAGCTACTACGTACTACAGCATTGTAAGGAAATAGGTGGTTAGAATATTAAGTTGTTCAAGTGGAATTGAAACTGTCGATTTGGCCAGAATAACAACATGTTTGTGGAGCCAGAATCACTCCGTTAGTTGTTCACAAAAATTAGTTATCAGAGCACtgtctcagatccgaacaacttGCTTTTTCTTGACTTGTTTCTTCTGaaccatctccatggcaactgtGGCTTCATATACAGGAATGGGTTCATCCAACTGAGGCCGAAAGGTTCCACTGGACAGCTTCTCCATTACATCCTTCAAAATATGCAGGTACTTCCCCTGTTGCTTGATAGTTGCCACACTTCCTCATTTAGGAATGAAATGGTTGCTCCTTTGTGAAACAGAAATTGACTATCTGGTGGATCAAGCTGCAGATTCTCCTCTGTTGTTACCCAGTGACCTGCAACAGCCAGAAGACTGAGAATGTCATGTTTATGTGGGAGATGCCGTTTGACAGCTGGTTCATCTTCCTTGCTGTAGAGCTGCACTCCACAGTCCACCACAATGTTCACACCTAGCCCACCAGTTTCTTCTAAACAACTGTCCACAAGGTCAACCTTCCCATCAGACAAGTTGATCACCCTGGTGACCAAAGGTTGTCTGATGCCAACTGTTGGTCTTAATCCTTCCAAATACATTTTGTCTTGAAGGTTGTCTGCAGTAGGAATTACTTTTGCTCCTCGATAATGAGCCAACTGAACAAG comes from Scyliorhinus canicula chromosome 1, sScyCan1.1, whole genome shotgun sequence and encodes:
- the LOC119972670 gene encoding LOW QUALITY PROTEIN: quinone oxidoreductase-like protein 1 (The sequence of the model RefSeq protein was modified relative to this genomic sequence to represent the inferred CDS: inserted 1 base in 1 codon), encoding MKGLYCQLAEANEDIKFVFQDKVSAPSVSDHYVKIQVKVCAFSPVNTKLLMERKLQEDFLPIGIEVAGVVLEVGPKESFFKPNDGILPLDCKESGLCSTLLVHEHNLVAKPENGSWMDAAGTIRDGLRAYMALHTHSHVSAGTTVLVMEGASPFGTILVQLAHYRGAKVIPTADNLQDKMYLEGLRPTVGIRQPLVTRVINLSDGKVDLVDSCLEETGGLGVNIVVDCGVQLYSKEDEPAVKRHLPHKHDILSLLAVAGHWVTTEENLQLDPPDSQFLFHKGATISFLNEEVWQLSXQQGKYLHILKDVMEKLSSGTFRPQLDEPIPVYEATVAMEMVQKKQVKKKQVVRI